AAGCCGCAATAAATCACCGCGGAGCTGCCTGTCTCTGTGGGCGTAGCTTCTCCtctttctgctgtttattaAACCGCAAACACAAGAGAAGGGGGTCTCAGTCTCAGTCTCGGTCTCGGTCTCACACTCTCGGCCGGAGAAACTGGACATTGACCCGCCTCCGGACCTGGATTTACCCGGAAGAAACACTCGGAGCAAGCTAACCTAAACTCTCCCGTCTGACCTGTAAGTGTTTAAACTCTTTAAATAGTGGGGAACTAAATGCAGTTCGGCTCCATCTCTCATATTTCTGCAGGTAAACCCCGATGTGTTCTGCTCTCTGACGCAGTTCAAAGACTACAACCCAGActcccttttaaaaagggtcattttttaaagttttcacACACAGGTAAACGCACGTAACTCTGTAGGGAAACTATTAAATGTTATTAGTAACCATTGATGTTCTGTGGTGTATTCGGCATACTACTCTTCTACCAAacaccactttaaaaaaaaattcttaaccTGTATTTATTGGTTTTAGATCGTCTAAAATTGTTAGTCTTGTTAGTACAGAACATCCTTCAACCTGTACAGACGTCCTGTGATGGTGTCTGAAATGCGAGCCGAATTGAAGCTTGCATAAAGTTTCTTCTATAAAAGTCGTAATATATGTGTTATAAATTGTTGACGTTTTCCAATTAGATAATAAACCTTAATTTGCGTATTTTAACAGCGGAGTTTGTACGGAACCTGCGCCTTATCTTAATGTGCAAGATATTCAACAAgttgccaaaaaaaacaacaactgagcTATCTGATTCGTTCAGTTGCGTTGCAATCAATAGACTTAATGCCAGACTTCCCTTAAAAATATGtcgtttttttatgttttcacgTACAGGCAATTATTCGACTTCTGTAGGAAAACGACAATATGTTAGTTGTAACCAGGAATGTTATCTGGTGTATTCGGCaagcaaacaacaacaaacacatatatacaacaaTCTTAACTTCTAAGAATGGGGTTTTCGGGTCCTATGTGAGCTGCCCCCATCGGCGTATTTAGTAGGATGGAAATGGTGTTAATAAATGCTTCTAAAAGTTACAATTCTAAGTAGAAATGTCCCTTCGTGGTGTGTAGAAACTGAGCCGAATTAAAGAGTGAGTCATTTCTATTATTACACGTATCaacgttttgtgtttttaacgtGATGACGTTTCCGAATGACGCAATCATTCtttaaatgtgaggatttttcaaCCGAGTTCGGCGCGTCATTCGTTGTGGCGCGTTCCGGAGGCTGTTGTTAATGGTGCATTACAAACGGGAGTCCACGCAGCTGGCGCCTTATCACCCAAACTGGGTTTAACATTGAATGGGAGCTCTGGTTTCACTGTGTTTATGTATGAGGGGCATTAACATAAACCTGGGGGTAAATAAGTGTGTCTCATAGTTACAGCTCCGTTTATCTAGAAAGTAAAACATTTGACCTCTTGTAACTTAATATtcttaataaaaacaatgataaTGATTgatggtacttttattttgaaagttcattACAGATATTTAACTGTTGGCGAGATGTGAAACTGTTAAATGGGCTGCAGATAAACTGGGAGAAGATTTTATGAAGTGCATTAAAGTCTGTGGAGGCCAGAGCATTTTTAAATGGATAAATTAGGAGTTTTAAAAAGGGAGTTTTTACGTAAAGACTTATTATaatgtgtattgttttattCTGACTTTATCCTGGAAAGTTACAACTTTATCCTCGAAATGTTAAGATTTTATCCTAAAAACAGTCACaattttaaactaaaaaaagTCACAACTTTATGCCTGAAAAAGTCAAaactttaaacaaaaacaaaatcacaattTAATCCTCAAAAAGTCTTAATATTATACTAAAAAGTCACAATTTTAAACTAAAAAAGTCACAATTGTATcctaaaaaaagtcacaaattaattaaatattaattaatatttataaattaataaaaaaaattaaaatgaaataaaaaaaataaaacgtaattatctatttatgaataaaatCAAACATTTGTCCACTTaggttttcaaaaaagttaTAACTTTCCTTTCTCTGTCACAACTTTACCCTAAAAAAGTCACAATTTTATGCAAAAAAATTCACAATTTCATcctaaaaaaagtcacatttttaTCCCTGAAAAAGTCACAACTTCAGATGTTAGATTTAAATGTCTGAAGCAGAAACATGAGCACGTTTAGACACGCTGAACTCGTGTGTTCTCGTGTTTTCTGTCCTCTGACTGAACCACTAATTGTCTCTTTGTTTCCGCTCGGcagtaaacttttattttgaagggccGTGACCTTTCAGTGTAAAGGTCTCCCGTTGAGTTTTTATTCTCCAATAAAAGTCGgagtgtctcctcctcctctcagaCGACAAAAAGACTCAAAGAGCCAGAAgatcaatcaaccaatcaatcaatccaccaatcaatcaaccaaccaatcagtgctCAAACagctgacagctgtagtcacatTATTGATGCTTTTTCTGATTTCTGAATTAGTAATTTGttcttgctctctttctctctccctctgtctctctctctctctctctctctgtctctgtctctgtctctctctctctctctccctctgtctctctctctctccctctgtctctgtctctgtctctgtctctctctctctgtctctctgtctctctgtctgtctctctctttctctctccctctgtctctctttctatctctctctctgtctctctctctctctctccctctgtctctctctctctctgtctctctctctctctctctctctctgtctctgtctctgtctctctgtctctctgtctctctgtctgtctgtctgtctgtctgtctctctcggtctctctctctctgtctctctcttctgctAACTTTTGGTTGCTATAAAGGATTTTTGTGGCCTATattgaacacacacacccacacccccatacacaaacacacacccatacacaaacacacacccatacacaaacacacacacacacacacagaaatacacacacacacacacaccaatacacacacacacacacacacacacacacataaagacacacacacagaaatccaCACGCACGCAaaacacacaccaatacacaaacacacacacacacacacacataaagacacacacacacacagaacacacacacacacacacacacacacacacacacacacacacataaagaacacacacacacacacacacacacacacacacacacacacacacacacacacacacacgtcagttCAAAGTCTTTCGGTTTATTAATGATGTCTGGATCGTTTGGCCTCCTCTGACCTCCGAACATCCGTcctctgttggtgtgtgtgtgtgtgtgtgtgtgtgtgtgtgtgtgtatgtatgtgtgtgtgtgtgtatgtgtgtgtgtgtgtgtgtgtgggtggtctCCTTAATGGAGGGTCACAGTAATCAGCAGACAGTCTGTGACAGCAGGGTTTTATTACCTGCAGatatcaccaaactccaccagactccatgtaaataattaggGCTTTTATCATcgttaaaacacactttattcaaagtggacagaaactaaattaaaataccaaaagccgtcttggttcatctttccactgttccaacaatcaccactctggtttggttgaaattaacccttaattcacccatttacatgtggagatatgctggctctatacacgctaaaagtcctgattatttacatggagtctggtggagatatgctggctctatacacgctaaaagtcctgattatttacatggagtctggtggagatatgctggctctatacacactaaaagtcctgattatttacatggagtctggtggagatatgctggctctatacacgcttaaaagtcctgattatttacatggagtctggtggagatatgctggctctatacacgcttaaaagtcctgattatttacatggagtctggtggagatatgctggctctatacacgctaaaagtcctgattatttacatggagtctggtggagatatgctggctctatacacactaaaagtcctgattatttacatggagtctggtggagatatgctggctctatacacgctaaaagtcctgattatttacatggagtctggtggagatatgctggctctatacacgctaaaagtcctgattatttacatggagtctggtggagatatgctggctctatacacgctaaaagtcctgattatttacatggagtctggtggagtttggtgatggtgatttcgggtctgtttcatgttaaactaaaaggatctatctctctgtttcccaGGTGTGACATCATCACCATGAGTCTGAGCGCCAACGACCTCACCGAGCTGATGGAGCTGTGGGAGGAGCTAAACCTGACCGCGGCCGACCACGGCAACCTGTCGCGCGTGGAGACGCTGCTGTGCTCCGGCGGCGCGGTCAGCCACGGCGCCTTCCTGCACGTCCTCTCCGTCCTCTACGTCTTCGTCTTCCTCGTCGGTCTCGCCGCCAACGCCCTGGTGGTGTGGGTCAACCTGCGGCGCGACGGCCCTCGCTACGAGACGCACCTGTACGTCCTGAACCTGGCCGCGGCCGACCTGTGCGTGGTCGCCACGCTGCCCGTGTGGGTGACCTCGCTGCTGCAAGGCGGGCGCTGGCCGTTCGGCGACGTGGCGTGCAAACTCACGCACCTCGTCTTCAGCGTCAACCTCTTCGGCAGCATCTTCTTCCTCGCCTGCATGAGCGTGGATCGCTACGTGTCCGTCACGCTGCTCGGCGACTCGCCAGACAACCGCCGGAGGAAAGCGACGCGACGGCTGATGTGCGTGTTGGTTTGGCTGCTGGCGCTCGCCGCGTCCGTCCCCGACACGTACTTCCTGCAGGCGGTGAAGTCGTCGCATCACGACGGCGCCGTGTGCCGCCCGGTGTACCCGCACGACAACCCTCGGGAGTGGATGGTGGGCGTGCAGCTCAGCTTCACCGTGCTGGGGTTCGCCGTACCGTTCCCCGTCATCGCCGTCTCCTACGCGCTGCTCGCCGCCGCGATACCCTCCGGCTCGGACCAGGAGCGCCGCGTCAGCCGGCGCATCATCCTGACCTACATCGTGGTGTTCGTGGCGTGCTGGCTGCCGTTCCACGCCGTGCTGCTGCTGGACACGCTGTCCCTGCTCGGCGCCCTCCCCTTCAGGTGTGTATACTTCTTTCTATTTTCATGTGTGTTTGataattttgtgtgtatatataattctgtttatatataattttgtgtatatattcctttctattttgtgtgtatatataattttgtgtgtatatataattctgtttatttataattttgtgtgtatatataattttgtgtgtatatattcctttctattttgtgtgtatatataattttgtgtatatattcctttctattttctgtgtatatataattttgtgtgtatatatatataattctgttcatatataattttgtgtgtatatataattttgtgtatatatccctttctattttgtgtgtatatataattttgtgtgtatatataattctgtttatatatataattttgtgtgtatatataattttgtgtatatatccctttctattttgtgtgtatatataattttgtgtgtatatatgattctgtttatatatataattttatgtgtatatataattttgtgtatatatccctttctattttgtgtgtatatataattctgtttatatataattttgtgtgtatatataattttgtgtatatatatatataattctgtttatatataattttgtgtgtatatataattttgtgtatatattcctttctattttgtgtgtatatataattttgtgtgtatatataattctgtttatatataattttgtgtgtatatataattttgtgtatatattcctttctattttgtgtttatatataattttgtgtgtatatataattttgtgtatatatatatatataattctgtttatatataattttgtgtgtatatataattttgtgtatatattcctttctattttgtgtgtatatataattttgtgtgtatatatgattctgtttatatatataattttatgtgtatatataattttgtgtatatatccctttctattttgtgtgtatatataattctgttttatatatattttgtgtgtatatataattttgtgtatatatatatataattctgtttatatataattttgtgtgtatatataattttgtgtatatattccctttctattttgtgtgtatatataattttgtgtgtatatataattctgtttatatataattttgtgtgtatatataattttgtgtatatattcctttctattttgtgtgtatatataattttgtgtgtatatataattctgtttatatataatttcgtgtgtatatataatttagTGTATATATTCCTttctattttgtgtgtatatataattttgtgtgtatatatataattctgttcatatataattttgtgtgtatatataattttgtgtatatatccctttctattttgtgtgtatatataattttgtgtgtatatataattctgtttatatatataattttgtgtgtatatataattttgtgtatatatccctttctattttgtgtgtatatataaattttgtgtgtatatatgattctgtttatatatataattttatgtgtatatataattttgtgtatatatccctttctattttgtgtgtatatataattctgttttatatataattttgtgtgtatatataattttgtgtatatatatataattctgtttatatataattttgtgtgtatatataattttgtgtatatattcctttctattttgtgtgtatatataattttgtgtgtatatataattctgtttatatataattttgtgtgtatatataattttgtgtatatattcctttctattttgtgtgtatatataatttttgtgtatatataattctgtttatatataattttttttgtgtatatataatttagTGTATATATTCCTttctattttgtgtgtatatataattttgtgtgtatatataattctGTTTATATatcattttgtgtgtatatataattttgtgtatatatatctttctttttatatataattttgtgtgtatatataattttgtgtatatattcctttctattttgtatgtatgtataattttgtgtgtatatatcattCTGTTATATAATAATTTTGTGTGGATATATAATTTGcttatatataattttgtgtgtatatataattttgtgtatatatccctttctattttgtgtgtatatataattttgtgtgtatatatgattctgtttatatatataattttatgtgtatatataattttgtgtatatatccctttctattttgtgtgtatatataattctgtttatatataattttgtgtgtatatataattttgtgtatatattcctttctattttgtgtgtatatataattttgtgtgtatatataattctGTTTATATatcattttgtgtgtatatataattttgtgtatatattcctttctattttgtgtgtatatataattttgtgtgtatatataattctgtttatatataatttcgtgtgtatatataattttgtgtatatattcctttctattttgtgtgtatatataattttgtgtgtatatataattctGTTTATATatcattttgtgtgtatatataattttgtgtatgtatatctttctttttatatataattttgcgtgtatatataattttgtgtatatattcctttctattttgtatgtatgtataattttgtgtgtatatatcattctgtttatatataattttgtgtgGATATATAATTCTGcttatatataattttgtgtggatatataattttgtgtgtatatatcattttgtgtgtatatatcattttgtgtatatattcctttctattttgtgtgtatatataattttgtgtatatattcctttctattttgtgtgtatatataattttgtgtgtatatataattctgtttatatataattttgtgtgtatatataattgtgtgtatatattcctttctattttgtgtgtatatataattttgtgtatatattcctttctatgttgtgtgtatatataattttgtgtgtatatataattctgtttatatataattttgtgtatatattcctttctattttgtgtgtatatataattttgtgtatatattcctttctattttgtgtgtatatataattttgtgtgtatatataattctGTTTATGTATAattttgtgtgtaaatataattttgtgtatatatataattctgtttatatgtaattttgtgtgtatatataattttgtgtatatattcctttctattttgtgtgtatatataattttgtgtatACATTTCTTTTCAATTCCTAGTGTTAATATaattttctgtgtgtatttctctctatttttgtgtgtatatataattttgtgtgtaAATTTCTTTCTAATTGGTTGTTTTTACtatttctgtcttgtcttttaaatttaaattgatGTTACTGGGTGAATTTGctgccaataaaaaaaatttgtttttaatttcacaCGATGACAAATAAATCCTGTgcttctgattggtcagctgccGGCTGGAGAGCTTCCTGGACGTGGCGCTGCACCTGACGCAGTGCTTCTCGCTGCTGCACTGCTGCATCAACCCGGTGCTGTACAGCTTCCTGAACCGCAGCTACCGCTACGACCTCATGAAGGCCTTCATCTTCAAGTACTCCACCAAGACCGGGCTCGCCAGGCTGCTGCCCGCCGAGCACGCCTCCGAGACGGAGTACTCGGCCGTGGCGACGGACGCCAGCGTGCCCGCGTGAACGCTTCGACGGAGCTGAAGGAACGCCGAGAAGAGGCGAgaaggggcggagccagaccgGGAGGAGAGACATGCACTATTGGTCAAGATGGTTCAAGTcttgacagacacacagacataaacacagagacagagacacacacacacacacacaaacacacacacacacacacacacacacacagacagacagacacacacacagacataaacacagagacagagacacacacacacacacacagacagacagacacacacacagacataaacacagagacagagacacacacacacacacaaacacacacacacacacacacacacacacacacacacacacacacacacacacacacacacagacagacagacagacagacagacacacacacagacagagacagaacaacacacacacacacacacacacacacacgatgcacacacagcacacacacacacacacagacagaacaacacacacacacacacacacacacacgcatgcacacacagacacacacacacacacacacacagaaagagacagacacacagagacagagacacacacacacacagacatacacacacacacacatgcacacagacatacacacacacacacacacacacacacacagagacatacacacacacacacacagagacagacacacacacacacaccagacacacacacacacatgcacacagacatacacacacacacacacacacacacacacacacacac
The genomic region above belongs to Perca fluviatilis chromosome 24, GENO_Pfluv_1.0, whole genome shotgun sequence and contains:
- the LOC120554689 gene encoding atypical chemokine receptor 3-like, which gives rise to MSLSANDLTELMELWEELNLTAADHGNLSRVETLLCSGGAVSHGAFLHVLSVLYVFVFLVGLAANALVVWVNLRRDGPRYETHLYVLNLAAADLCVVATLPVWVTSLLQGGRWPFGDVACKLTHLVFSVNLFGSIFFLACMSVDRYVSVTLLGDSPDNRRRKATRRLMCVLVWLLALAASVPDTYFLQAVKSSHHDGAVCRPVYPHDNPREWMVGVQLSFTVLGFAVPFPVIAVSYALLAAAIPSGSDQERRVSRRIILTYIVVFVACWLPFHAVLLLDTLSLLGALPFSCRLESFLDVALHLTQCFSLLHCCINPVLYSFLNRSYRYDLMKAFIFKYSTKTGLARLLPAEHASETEYSAVATDASVPA